DNA sequence from the Pseudomonadota bacterium genome:
CGAGCATGCCGCCGATCCAGGCCATGGAGGAAGCGCCGCCGGAGCTTCCCGGTTGGCGCCTGCGCGGAGTGGGACCGTTCACCTGATGGAGATTCGCGGCCGTGTGTCGGAGTCTCCTCCACGGGGGGCGTGAAAGGGTTCGCCCCACGAGCGGCGGAATCTCGGCGTATGCGTATCGTCTCGCTCATCGCCAGCGCCACCGAGATCGTCACGGCGCTCGGCTTCTCTGAGTCGCTGGTGGGTCGCTCGCACGAGTGCGACTTCCCCGCGTCGGTGTCGACCCTCCCGGTCTGCACCTCGCCCCGCTTCGAGATCGGAGGGGCGAGCGCCGACATCGACCGCAGCGTGAAAGCGCTGCTGCGCGACGCCCTCTCGGTGTATCAGGTCGACGCCGACATGCTTGCCGCGCTGCGCCCCGACGTGATCGTGACCCAGTCGCAGTGCGAGGTCTGCGCCGTGAGCACGAAAGACGTCGAGAATGCGCTCTGCAGCTGGGTCGACAGCCGGCCGCGCATCGTGAGCTGCCAGCCGGACAGTCTCGATGACGTGTGGGCCGACATCCGCCGCGTGGCTGAGGCCCTGGGGGCGCCTGAGCGCGGCACGGAGCTGGTCGATGCCCTGAGGGCCCGCATGGATTCTGTGTCCGCGCGCGCCCTGGCGTGCGGCACGCGTCCGCGGGTGGCCTGCATCGAGTGGGTCGACCCCCTCATGGCCAGTGGCAACTGGATGCCGACCCTGGTCGAGATGGCAGGCGGCGTCAATCTCTTCGGCGAGGCGGGGAAGCACGCCCCGTGGATGACCTGGGACGATCTCGTGCGCAGCGACCCCGACGTGATCGTGGCCCTGCCATGCGGGTTCGACATCGCGCGCACCCGCGTCGACATGCCGCTGCTCACCGAGCGCGCCGAATGGACGTCCTTGCGTGCCGTGCGCGACGGGCGCGTGTACGTCACCGATGGCAACCAGTACTTCAACCGTCCGGGCCCGCGACTGGCCGAGTCTCTCGAGATCCTGTGCGAGCTGCTCCACCCCGACGCGTTTGACTTCGGGCACTGCGGTCGCGCCTGGGAGCCCCTTGGCTGACGCCGAGGCCTTTCTGCGCGAGGCGTCTCATTTTCGTCTCGGAAGCCTGCCCACCGAGGGGCAGCATCCGAAGACGAAGGCCCTGGCGCAGCTTGCGCGCGACGATGTGGGGGGCGCGGTGGCGCTGCTGCAGGAGGTCGATGTCGATGCCCTCACGCACGTCGAGGCGGCCGCTCCGCGCATCGATGCGCTGCGCCAGCAGGTGACCGCGACCCTCGACGCCGGCGGTCGGGTGTTTCTCTGCGGCTGCGGCGCCACCGGACGCCTGTCGCTGGCCCTCGAGGTGCTCTGGCGTGAGCGCAATGCGGGTGCGCCTCATGAAGATCGTGTGGTGGCCTTCATGGCGGGCGGCGATCTCGCCCTGGTCCACTCCATCGAGAACTTTGAAGACATCCCCGCCTATGGCGCTCGACAGCTGCGCGAGCTGGGGTTTGGTGACGACGATCTGCTCATCGCGTGCACCGAGGGGGGCGAGACCCCCTTCGTCATCGGCGCCACCGAGGAGGCGGCGCGCGTGTCGCGACGTCGCCCCTGGTTCCTCTACTGCAATCCCGACGAGTCGCTGATGTCGGTCGCGCGATCGCGCGCCGTCATCGAGAGCGAGCAGATCGAGAAGATCAGTCTCTTCGTCGGCTGCATGGCGCTGAGCGGAAGCACGCGCATGCAGGCGAGCACCGTTCTGCAGCTGGCCGTGGGACTGGCGCTGCTGGCGTGTGATCACACGGCAGCGGTGGCTGACGAGGTGGTCGCCTTCACCCAGCTGGTGAGCCGCGTCGACCTGGGCTTCGTGGCCGCTCTGGTCTGTCTGGAGAGCGACATCTACGCGGCGGGAGGCGGGGTGCGATACGAGACGCGCACCCACGGCATCACCGTGGTCACCGACACCACCGAGCGCGCGCCCACCTTCAGCATGCGGGCGTTCGAGAACGACGCTGACCCGACACGTGAGCCGGCCTTGAGCTACGTGCACATCCCCGGGACGGGGTCGGCGCTCGAGGCCTGGCGCTCCCTGCTGCGACGCGAGCCGCGCACGCTCGAGTGGGAAGGGGTGGCGGTCGTGGCGGGTCGCGCGCGATTGCTCGGCTTCGACTTCAGCGACGCCCTCCCCGAGAAGCGGGCCGCGCGCTGGCATGCCTGGGCGCTTCGTGAAGGTCGCTCACGCGGACCCGATGAGGTGTTTGCCATCGGCCGCACGGTCGAGGGAGGGGTTAGCCTGTCGCTCACATCGCCGGAAGGCGTGGTGGGGGGCGCGCTGAGCATGGCCCCGCTGCCCCTGCTCTTCGAGCACCTGCTGCTCAAGATCGCGCTCAACATCCACTCCACATTGGTGATGGGGCGCCTGGGTCGCTACACCCGCAATGTCATGACCTGGGTGCGTCCGAGCAACAAGAAGCTCATCGACCGCACCATCCGCTACGTCACGCTGCTGCTCGCCGACGAGGGGAAGACGGCTTCCTATGACGAGGTGGCGCACGCCGTGTTCGCCGAGATCGATGACACGCCGCCGAGCGAGCCCATCGTTCTGCGGGTGTTCGAGCGG
Encoded proteins:
- a CDS encoding SIS domain-containing protein, which gives rise to MTSGTAVAPGSPLADAEAFLREASHFRLGSLPTEGQHPKTKALAQLARDDVGGAVALLQEVDVDALTHVEAAAPRIDALRQQVTATLDAGGRVFLCGCGATGRLSLALEVLWRERNAGAPHEDRVVAFMAGGDLALVHSIENFEDIPAYGARQLRELGFGDDDLLIACTEGGETPFVIGATEEAARVSRRRPWFLYCNPDESLMSVARSRAVIESEQIEKISLFVGCMALSGSTRMQASTVLQLAVGLALLACDHTAAVADEVVAFTQLVSRVDLGFVAALVCLESDIYAAGGGVRYETRTHGITVVTDTTERAPTFSMRAFENDADPTREPALSYVHIPGTGSALEAWRSLLRREPRTLEWEGVAVVAGRARLLGFDFSDALPEKRAARWHAWALREGRSRGPDEVFAIGRTVEGGVSLSLTSPEGVVGGALSMAPLPLLFEHLLLKIALNIHSTLVMGRLGRYTRNVMTWVRPSNKKLIDRTIRYVTLLLADEGKTASYDEVAHAVFAEIDDTPPSEPIVLRVFERLRRA
- a CDS encoding cobalamin-binding protein produces the protein MRIVSLIASATEIVTALGFSESLVGRSHECDFPASVSTLPVCTSPRFEIGGASADIDRSVKALLRDALSVYQVDADMLAALRPDVIVTQSQCEVCAVSTKDVENALCSWVDSRPRIVSCQPDSLDDVWADIRRVAEALGAPERGTELVDALRARMDSVSARALACGTRPRVACIEWVDPLMASGNWMPTLVEMAGGVNLFGEAGKHAPWMTWDDLVRSDPDVIVALPCGFDIARTRVDMPLLTERAEWTSLRAVRDGRVYVTDGNQYFNRPGPRLAESLEILCELLHPDAFDFGHCGRAWEPLG